In Cryptomeria japonica chromosome 10, Sugi_1.0, whole genome shotgun sequence, a genomic segment contains:
- the LOC131034859 gene encoding purine permease 3-like, whose product MDLEENQTKKKKSLMQWMLVLLSCLALCIGTTAGPLSLRFYFIHGGSSRWLCSWLETAGWPILILPLLILYKRQPDVQHVTPQQCLAFCAIGLITGVDDYMDAWGVSYLPLSTYALLNTTQLAFNAIFAYLLVRQRFSPYSINAIILLTLGSVLLAFQSKSDRPKGHSNKNYILGFLLTIGAAGLYGLVLPVIELVYKRSKRRVTYTLVMEMQLIMSFSATVLCTIGMVVNKDFETVASEARASDVGEVKFYTALVWNAISWQLFFIGVFGVIFLTSSLLSGILKTVFIPVTQVLAVIIYHENFSGEKGLALALALWGFASFLYGEYLKSKQPANVTELNDQHIPGHNCECSGIKEERALEMEFEENSTNAETPELGDAFKVDL is encoded by the coding sequence ATGGATCTGGAGGAAAACCAGACTAAGAAAAAGAAGAGCTTGatgcagtggatgttggtgttgttaAGCTGCTTGGCCTTATGCATTGGCACAACTGCAGGGCCATTGTCACTCAGGTTTTACTTTATACATGGAGGGTCTAGTAGGTGGCTGTGTTCCTGGCTAGAAACTGCAGGGTGGCCCATTCTCATTCTGCCTCTCCTCATACTATACAAAAGGCAGCCAGATGTTCAACATGTTACTCCTCAACAATGCCTTGCTTTCTGTGCAATTGGGCTCATCACAGGGGTGGATGATTACATGGATGCATGGGGAGTCTCTTACCTGCCTCTCTCTACTTACGCCTTGTTGAATACCACTCAGCTGGCCTTCAATGCAATCTTTGCATATCTCTTGGTCCGTCAGAGATTCAGCCCCTATTCTATCAATGCTATAATATTGCTCACTTTGGGCTCTGTCTTGCTTGCCTTCCAATCCAAGAGTGACAGACCTAAAGGGCACTCAAACAAAAACTACATATTAGGTTTTCTTTTGACAATTGGTGCAGCTGGGCTCTATGGATTAGTCCTTCCTGTCATTGAACTTGTGTACAAGAGAAGCAAGCGCAGAGTAACATATACTCTAGTTATGGAGATGCAGCTCATAATGTCATTTTCTGCAACTGTGTTGTGCACAATTGGCATGGTAGTGAACAAGGATTTCGAGACTGTTGCAAGTGAGGCAAGGGCATCTGATGTGGGGGAGGTTAAATTCTACACTGCTTTAGTATGGAATGCAATCTCATGGCAGCTCTTCTTCATTGGGGTGTTTGGTGTCATATTTCTAACGTCTTCTCTATTAAGTGGTATCCTCAAAACTGTATTTATTCCAGTGACACAAGTGTTAGCAGTTATTATATACCATGAGAATTTCAGCGGGGAGAAGGGCCTTGCTCTGGCACTGGCCTTATGGGGTTTTGCCTCATTTTTATATGGAGAGTATTTGAAATCCAAACAGCCAGCCAATGTCACAGAGTTAAACGACCAACATATTCCTGGCCATAACTGTGAATGTTCTGGTATCAAAGAAGAACGAGCTTTGGAGATGGAGTTTGAAGAGAATAGTACTAATGCAGAAACTCCAGAACTAGGTGACGCTTTCAAAGTTGATCTCTAA